From the Anguilla anguilla isolate fAngAng1 chromosome 6, fAngAng1.pri, whole genome shotgun sequence genome, one window contains:
- the si:ch211-153l6.6 gene encoding uncharacterized protein si:ch211-153l6.6 isoform X3, translating to MCLISVVQEEVLDTLFIAELRMRISGSLVRNLEASTQRATAGVKRTNGNELTEECSNDQNQKLKGGNHSEAVTMETSQLSEMDPATECKMDSVQMEKVENTEGGEQFTPSVGLLEATETGGAMETPTHHRDMSEINNELATVNGQESTMDLAQQEEVLVLKVVQEELIRTDSVTSSVSDTPSSPISVYENKLVCDTQDLPDQKQPDSPMVTDDFGDNHILEKVDDHSEVQEAVMESESQKEIQETVLEQQIQEEASSDISESFHNPDQDDDLSDCLHAEIAIVSSDSETDENWRAIFSSTVQKDDCDKLFLDGAQETNVCEQLIQKDTDATGFSRGDEAKTTCNTDILVQPEPTEEPLTCSYDNAAEFHNSTKITEDKEPQQAVRPSSMSPSCATKTNSEKRVPSDYCVIQETKSKDVSTEHVDFQMARKQWLQMEEQTKSQVHHPSTKRATSPGGHSFMYTPVRTINKPKKDPELETLGPNEYPYTQFSPCSEDSGLDDSSYRSAYDDPETPIEREIRMELEREESFRRERGLTKAADSGEHVRAKARSPSFHLSKPDKSPSRDRLPRSPTGSKTPPSFTFTSKPPAAKAPLYHEMAANNVIILEPADPYPTSPRHSPRGPAPSLSNRKFNEWPSETTSVIILETSNLIIRSASELCLNTASQETQESTFHNNPFFKLRSRSTQSLVDQEIKVVKQREEELRRQRARLYTKEKYDTVLVSPNLLNNPCLDRNAELPARCKSSPSSPMKTARKMDRSTLSCDHKYMDTFSGARRKSTLAMRWESGEFAKHGKD from the exons ATGTGCCTCATTTCTGTTGTACAAGAGGAGGTGTTAGACACTTTATTTATAGCAGAGTTGCGAATGAGAATTTCAGGTTCTTTGGTAAGGAACTTGGAGGCGAGCACACAG agaGCTACAGCTGGTGTTAAAAGAACAAATGGAAATGAACTGACTGAAGAGTGCAGCAACGATCAAAATCAGAAACTGAAAGGAGGCAACCACTCAGAGGCAGTAACCATGGAGACCAGCCAGCTTTCAGAGATGGATCCTGCAACTGAGTGCAAAATGGATTCTGTTCAGATGGAGAAGGTAGAAAACACAGAAGGTGGTGAACAGTTTACACCCAGTGTAGGTTTATTGGAAGCCACAGAAACAGGTGGTGCCATGGAAACCCCCACGCATCACAGAGATATGTCTGAAATCAACAATGAATTGGCAACTGTTAATGGACAGGAGAGTACAATGGATCTTGCCCAACAAGAGGAGGTCTTGGTCCTAAAGGTGGTACAAGAAGAGCTCATTCGAACAGATTCTGTTACCTCATCGGTCTCTGACACACCCTCTAGTCCAATAAGCGTTTACGAGAACAAGCTGGTCTGTGACACACAGGACTTGCCGGACCAAAAGCAGCCAGACAGTCCCATGGTGACAGATGATTTTGGAGACAACCACATCTTAGAGAAGGTGGATGACCACAGCGAGGTTCAGGAAGCCGTCATGGAAAGTGAAAGCCAAAAGGAAATACAAGAAACCGTCCTAGAGCAGCAGATCCAGGAAGAGGCCTCCTCAGACATCTCAGAGTCATTTCACAACCCAGACCAAGATGATGACCTAAGCGACTGTTTGCATGCTGAAATAGCCATCGTCTCCTCCGACAGTGAAACCGATGAGAACTGGAGGGCCATATTTTCATCCACAGTGCAAAAGGATGACTGCGATAAGCTCTTCCTGGATGGCGCCCAGGAGACAAACGTCTGTGAGCAGTTAATTCAAAAAGACACAGATGCCACAGGTTTCAGTCGAGGCGATGAAGCTAAGACAACATGCAACACCGATATTTTGGTGCAACCTGAGCCCACTGAGGAGCCCCTCACCTGCTCATATGACAACGCAGCTGAATTTCACAACTCAACAAAAATCACTGAGGACAAGGAGCCACAACAGGCGGTGAGGCCGAGCAGCATGAGCCCTTCTTGTGCCACTAAGACAAACTCAGAAAAGAGGGTTCCCAGTGACTACTGCGTGATCCAGGAAACCAAGAGCAAGGATGTCAGCACAGAGCACGTTGACTTCCAAATGGCTCGCAAGCAGTGGCTGCAGATGGAGGAGCAGACCAAGAGTCAAGTGCACCACCCCTCCACCAAGCGGGCCACCAGCCCTGGTGGCCACAGCTTCATGTACACGCCTGTCAGAACTATCAATAAGCCCAAAAAAGACCCAGAGCTTGAAACCCTGGGACCGAATGAGTACCCATACACTCAGTTCAGCCCCTGCTCAGAGGACTCAGGCCTAGATGACTCCAGCTACAGGTCGGCATATGACGACCCCGAGACACCCATTGAAAGAGAGATCCGGATGGAACTGGAGCGAGAAGAGAGCTTTAGGCGGGAGAGGGGCCTTACCAAAGCAGCCGACTCTGGGGAACACGTGCGGGCTAAGGCCCGGTCACCCAGCTTCCACCTGAGCAAGCCTGACAAGAGCCCGTCGCGGGACAGGCTACCGCGGTCACCCACCGGTTCCAAGACGCCACCATCGTTCACCTTCACCTCCAAACCGCCAGCAGCAAAGGCTCCGCTCTATCACGAGATGGCGGCTAACAACGTCATCATCCTTGAACCGGCAGATCCCTACCCTACAAGCCCGCGACATTCTCCCAGGGGGCCCGCACCTAGTCTGTCAAACAGGAAGTTCAACGAGTGGCCCTCAGAGACAACCAGCGTCATCATCCTAGAGACGTCAAACCTGATCATCCGTAGTGCCTCTGAGTTATGCCTGAACACCGCTAGCCAAGAGACCCAAGAGAGCACCTTCCACAATAACCCCTTCTTCAAGCTGCGCTCCCGAAGCACCCAGTCACTGGTGGACCAGGAGATAAAGGTGGtcaagcagagagaggaggagctaAGGAGGCAGAGAGCACGCCTGTATACGAAGGAGAAGTATGACACTGTCCTGGTGTCCCCAAACCTGCTGAACAACCCATGCCTCGACAGAAATG CAGAACTGCCAGCGAGGTGCAAGTCCTCTCCATCCTCACCCATGAAGACTGCACGTAAAATGGACCGTTCAACACTGTCGTGTGATCACAAG TATATGGACACATTCTCCGGAGCACGACGCAAGAGCACCCTGGCCATGCGCTGGGAATCGGGGGAATTTGCCAAACATGGGAAGGATTGA
- the si:ch211-153l6.6 gene encoding uncharacterized protein si:ch211-153l6.6 isoform X2 gives MNYSRRVALWLFGLHVALAQKCAFVSKLEMISFWLLCWKLLRATAGVKRTNGNELTEECSNDQNQKLKGGNHSEAVTMETSQLSEMDPATECKMDSVQMEKVENTEGGEQFTPSVGLLEATETGGAMETPTHHRDMSEINNELATVNGQESTMDLAQQEEVLVLKVVQEELIRTDSVTSSVSDTPSSPISVYENKLVCDTQDLPDQKQPDSPMVTDDFGDNHILEKVDDHSEVQEAVMESESQKEIQETVLEQQIQEEASSDISESFHNPDQDDDLSDCLHAEIAIVSSDSETDENWRAIFSSTVQKDDCDKLFLDGAQETNVCEQLIQKDTDATGFSRGDEAKTTCNTDILVQPEPTEEPLTCSYDNAAEFHNSTKITEDKEPQQAVRPSSMSPSCATKTNSEKRVPSDYCVIQETKSKDVSTEHVDFQMARKQWLQMEEQTKSQVHHPSTKRATSPGGHSFMYTPVRTINKPKKDPELETLGPNEYPYTQFSPCSEDSGLDDSSYRSAYDDPETPIEREIRMELEREESFRRERGLTKAADSGEHVRAKARSPSFHLSKPDKSPSRDRLPRSPTGSKTPPSFTFTSKPPAAKAPLYHEMAANNVIILEPADPYPTSPRHSPRGPAPSLSNRKFNEWPSETTSVIILETSNLIIRSASELCLNTASQETQESTFHNNPFFKLRSRSTQSLVDQEIKVVKQREEELRRQRARLYTKEKYDTVLVSPNLLNNPCLDRNELPARCKSSPSSPMKTARKMDRSTLSCDHKYMDTFSGARRKSTLAMRWESGEFAKHGKD, from the exons ATGAATTACTCGCGACGCGTCGCTCTTTGGCTCTTTGGACTGCACGTAGCTTTGGCTCAGAAATGTGCGTTCGTTAGTAAATTGGAGATGATATCGTTCTGGCTGCTCTGCTGGAAACTACTG agaGCTACAGCTGGTGTTAAAAGAACAAATGGAAATGAACTGACTGAAGAGTGCAGCAACGATCAAAATCAGAAACTGAAAGGAGGCAACCACTCAGAGGCAGTAACCATGGAGACCAGCCAGCTTTCAGAGATGGATCCTGCAACTGAGTGCAAAATGGATTCTGTTCAGATGGAGAAGGTAGAAAACACAGAAGGTGGTGAACAGTTTACACCCAGTGTAGGTTTATTGGAAGCCACAGAAACAGGTGGTGCCATGGAAACCCCCACGCATCACAGAGATATGTCTGAAATCAACAATGAATTGGCAACTGTTAATGGACAGGAGAGTACAATGGATCTTGCCCAACAAGAGGAGGTCTTGGTCCTAAAGGTGGTACAAGAAGAGCTCATTCGAACAGATTCTGTTACCTCATCGGTCTCTGACACACCCTCTAGTCCAATAAGCGTTTACGAGAACAAGCTGGTCTGTGACACACAGGACTTGCCGGACCAAAAGCAGCCAGACAGTCCCATGGTGACAGATGATTTTGGAGACAACCACATCTTAGAGAAGGTGGATGACCACAGCGAGGTTCAGGAAGCCGTCATGGAAAGTGAAAGCCAAAAGGAAATACAAGAAACCGTCCTAGAGCAGCAGATCCAGGAAGAGGCCTCCTCAGACATCTCAGAGTCATTTCACAACCCAGACCAAGATGATGACCTAAGCGACTGTTTGCATGCTGAAATAGCCATCGTCTCCTCCGACAGTGAAACCGATGAGAACTGGAGGGCCATATTTTCATCCACAGTGCAAAAGGATGACTGCGATAAGCTCTTCCTGGATGGCGCCCAGGAGACAAACGTCTGTGAGCAGTTAATTCAAAAAGACACAGATGCCACAGGTTTCAGTCGAGGCGATGAAGCTAAGACAACATGCAACACCGATATTTTGGTGCAACCTGAGCCCACTGAGGAGCCCCTCACCTGCTCATATGACAACGCAGCTGAATTTCACAACTCAACAAAAATCACTGAGGACAAGGAGCCACAACAGGCGGTGAGGCCGAGCAGCATGAGCCCTTCTTGTGCCACTAAGACAAACTCAGAAAAGAGGGTTCCCAGTGACTACTGCGTGATCCAGGAAACCAAGAGCAAGGATGTCAGCACAGAGCACGTTGACTTCCAAATGGCTCGCAAGCAGTGGCTGCAGATGGAGGAGCAGACCAAGAGTCAAGTGCACCACCCCTCCACCAAGCGGGCCACCAGCCCTGGTGGCCACAGCTTCATGTACACGCCTGTCAGAACTATCAATAAGCCCAAAAAAGACCCAGAGCTTGAAACCCTGGGACCGAATGAGTACCCATACACTCAGTTCAGCCCCTGCTCAGAGGACTCAGGCCTAGATGACTCCAGCTACAGGTCGGCATATGACGACCCCGAGACACCCATTGAAAGAGAGATCCGGATGGAACTGGAGCGAGAAGAGAGCTTTAGGCGGGAGAGGGGCCTTACCAAAGCAGCCGACTCTGGGGAACACGTGCGGGCTAAGGCCCGGTCACCCAGCTTCCACCTGAGCAAGCCTGACAAGAGCCCGTCGCGGGACAGGCTACCGCGGTCACCCACCGGTTCCAAGACGCCACCATCGTTCACCTTCACCTCCAAACCGCCAGCAGCAAAGGCTCCGCTCTATCACGAGATGGCGGCTAACAACGTCATCATCCTTGAACCGGCAGATCCCTACCCTACAAGCCCGCGACATTCTCCCAGGGGGCCCGCACCTAGTCTGTCAAACAGGAAGTTCAACGAGTGGCCCTCAGAGACAACCAGCGTCATCATCCTAGAGACGTCAAACCTGATCATCCGTAGTGCCTCTGAGTTATGCCTGAACACCGCTAGCCAAGAGACCCAAGAGAGCACCTTCCACAATAACCCCTTCTTCAAGCTGCGCTCCCGAAGCACCCAGTCACTGGTGGACCAGGAGATAAAGGTGGtcaagcagagagaggaggagctaAGGAGGCAGAGAGCACGCCTGTATACGAAGGAGAAGTATGACACTGTCCTGGTGTCCCCAAACCTGCTGAACAACCCATGCCTCGACAGAAATG AACTGCCAGCGAGGTGCAAGTCCTCTCCATCCTCACCCATGAAGACTGCACGTAAAATGGACCGTTCAACACTGTCGTGTGATCACAAG TATATGGACACATTCTCCGGAGCACGACGCAAGAGCACCCTGGCCATGCGCTGGGAATCGGGGGAATTTGCCAAACATGGGAAGGATTGA
- the si:ch211-153l6.6 gene encoding uncharacterized protein si:ch211-153l6.6 isoform X1 gives MNYSRRVALWLFGLHVALAQKCAFVSKLEMISFWLLCWKLLRATAGVKRTNGNELTEECSNDQNQKLKGGNHSEAVTMETSQLSEMDPATECKMDSVQMEKVENTEGGEQFTPSVGLLEATETGGAMETPTHHRDMSEINNELATVNGQESTMDLAQQEEVLVLKVVQEELIRTDSVTSSVSDTPSSPISVYENKLVCDTQDLPDQKQPDSPMVTDDFGDNHILEKVDDHSEVQEAVMESESQKEIQETVLEQQIQEEASSDISESFHNPDQDDDLSDCLHAEIAIVSSDSETDENWRAIFSSTVQKDDCDKLFLDGAQETNVCEQLIQKDTDATGFSRGDEAKTTCNTDILVQPEPTEEPLTCSYDNAAEFHNSTKITEDKEPQQAVRPSSMSPSCATKTNSEKRVPSDYCVIQETKSKDVSTEHVDFQMARKQWLQMEEQTKSQVHHPSTKRATSPGGHSFMYTPVRTINKPKKDPELETLGPNEYPYTQFSPCSEDSGLDDSSYRSAYDDPETPIEREIRMELEREESFRRERGLTKAADSGEHVRAKARSPSFHLSKPDKSPSRDRLPRSPTGSKTPPSFTFTSKPPAAKAPLYHEMAANNVIILEPADPYPTSPRHSPRGPAPSLSNRKFNEWPSETTSVIILETSNLIIRSASELCLNTASQETQESTFHNNPFFKLRSRSTQSLVDQEIKVVKQREEELRRQRARLYTKEKYDTVLVSPNLLNNPCLDRNAELPARCKSSPSSPMKTARKMDRSTLSCDHKYMDTFSGARRKSTLAMRWESGEFAKHGKD, from the exons ATGAATTACTCGCGACGCGTCGCTCTTTGGCTCTTTGGACTGCACGTAGCTTTGGCTCAGAAATGTGCGTTCGTTAGTAAATTGGAGATGATATCGTTCTGGCTGCTCTGCTGGAAACTACTG agaGCTACAGCTGGTGTTAAAAGAACAAATGGAAATGAACTGACTGAAGAGTGCAGCAACGATCAAAATCAGAAACTGAAAGGAGGCAACCACTCAGAGGCAGTAACCATGGAGACCAGCCAGCTTTCAGAGATGGATCCTGCAACTGAGTGCAAAATGGATTCTGTTCAGATGGAGAAGGTAGAAAACACAGAAGGTGGTGAACAGTTTACACCCAGTGTAGGTTTATTGGAAGCCACAGAAACAGGTGGTGCCATGGAAACCCCCACGCATCACAGAGATATGTCTGAAATCAACAATGAATTGGCAACTGTTAATGGACAGGAGAGTACAATGGATCTTGCCCAACAAGAGGAGGTCTTGGTCCTAAAGGTGGTACAAGAAGAGCTCATTCGAACAGATTCTGTTACCTCATCGGTCTCTGACACACCCTCTAGTCCAATAAGCGTTTACGAGAACAAGCTGGTCTGTGACACACAGGACTTGCCGGACCAAAAGCAGCCAGACAGTCCCATGGTGACAGATGATTTTGGAGACAACCACATCTTAGAGAAGGTGGATGACCACAGCGAGGTTCAGGAAGCCGTCATGGAAAGTGAAAGCCAAAAGGAAATACAAGAAACCGTCCTAGAGCAGCAGATCCAGGAAGAGGCCTCCTCAGACATCTCAGAGTCATTTCACAACCCAGACCAAGATGATGACCTAAGCGACTGTTTGCATGCTGAAATAGCCATCGTCTCCTCCGACAGTGAAACCGATGAGAACTGGAGGGCCATATTTTCATCCACAGTGCAAAAGGATGACTGCGATAAGCTCTTCCTGGATGGCGCCCAGGAGACAAACGTCTGTGAGCAGTTAATTCAAAAAGACACAGATGCCACAGGTTTCAGTCGAGGCGATGAAGCTAAGACAACATGCAACACCGATATTTTGGTGCAACCTGAGCCCACTGAGGAGCCCCTCACCTGCTCATATGACAACGCAGCTGAATTTCACAACTCAACAAAAATCACTGAGGACAAGGAGCCACAACAGGCGGTGAGGCCGAGCAGCATGAGCCCTTCTTGTGCCACTAAGACAAACTCAGAAAAGAGGGTTCCCAGTGACTACTGCGTGATCCAGGAAACCAAGAGCAAGGATGTCAGCACAGAGCACGTTGACTTCCAAATGGCTCGCAAGCAGTGGCTGCAGATGGAGGAGCAGACCAAGAGTCAAGTGCACCACCCCTCCACCAAGCGGGCCACCAGCCCTGGTGGCCACAGCTTCATGTACACGCCTGTCAGAACTATCAATAAGCCCAAAAAAGACCCAGAGCTTGAAACCCTGGGACCGAATGAGTACCCATACACTCAGTTCAGCCCCTGCTCAGAGGACTCAGGCCTAGATGACTCCAGCTACAGGTCGGCATATGACGACCCCGAGACACCCATTGAAAGAGAGATCCGGATGGAACTGGAGCGAGAAGAGAGCTTTAGGCGGGAGAGGGGCCTTACCAAAGCAGCCGACTCTGGGGAACACGTGCGGGCTAAGGCCCGGTCACCCAGCTTCCACCTGAGCAAGCCTGACAAGAGCCCGTCGCGGGACAGGCTACCGCGGTCACCCACCGGTTCCAAGACGCCACCATCGTTCACCTTCACCTCCAAACCGCCAGCAGCAAAGGCTCCGCTCTATCACGAGATGGCGGCTAACAACGTCATCATCCTTGAACCGGCAGATCCCTACCCTACAAGCCCGCGACATTCTCCCAGGGGGCCCGCACCTAGTCTGTCAAACAGGAAGTTCAACGAGTGGCCCTCAGAGACAACCAGCGTCATCATCCTAGAGACGTCAAACCTGATCATCCGTAGTGCCTCTGAGTTATGCCTGAACACCGCTAGCCAAGAGACCCAAGAGAGCACCTTCCACAATAACCCCTTCTTCAAGCTGCGCTCCCGAAGCACCCAGTCACTGGTGGACCAGGAGATAAAGGTGGtcaagcagagagaggaggagctaAGGAGGCAGAGAGCACGCCTGTATACGAAGGAGAAGTATGACACTGTCCTGGTGTCCCCAAACCTGCTGAACAACCCATGCCTCGACAGAAATG CAGAACTGCCAGCGAGGTGCAAGTCCTCTCCATCCTCACCCATGAAGACTGCACGTAAAATGGACCGTTCAACACTGTCGTGTGATCACAAG TATATGGACACATTCTCCGGAGCACGACGCAAGAGCACCCTGGCCATGCGCTGGGAATCGGGGGAATTTGCCAAACATGGGAAGGATTGA
- the si:ch211-153l6.6 gene encoding uncharacterized protein si:ch211-153l6.6 isoform X4, with amino-acid sequence METSQLSEMDPATECKMDSVQMEKVENTEGGEQFTPSVGLLEATETGGAMETPTHHRDMSEINNELATVNGQESTMDLAQQEEVLVLKVVQEELIRTDSVTSSVSDTPSSPISVYENKLVCDTQDLPDQKQPDSPMVTDDFGDNHILEKVDDHSEVQEAVMESESQKEIQETVLEQQIQEEASSDISESFHNPDQDDDLSDCLHAEIAIVSSDSETDENWRAIFSSTVQKDDCDKLFLDGAQETNVCEQLIQKDTDATGFSRGDEAKTTCNTDILVQPEPTEEPLTCSYDNAAEFHNSTKITEDKEPQQAVRPSSMSPSCATKTNSEKRVPSDYCVIQETKSKDVSTEHVDFQMARKQWLQMEEQTKSQVHHPSTKRATSPGGHSFMYTPVRTINKPKKDPELETLGPNEYPYTQFSPCSEDSGLDDSSYRSAYDDPETPIEREIRMELEREESFRRERGLTKAADSGEHVRAKARSPSFHLSKPDKSPSRDRLPRSPTGSKTPPSFTFTSKPPAAKAPLYHEMAANNVIILEPADPYPTSPRHSPRGPAPSLSNRKFNEWPSETTSVIILETSNLIIRSASELCLNTASQETQESTFHNNPFFKLRSRSTQSLVDQEIKVVKQREEELRRQRARLYTKEKYDTVLVSPNLLNNPCLDRNAELPARCKSSPSSPMKTARKMDRSTLSCDHKYMDTFSGARRKSTLAMRWESGEFAKHGKD; translated from the exons ATGGAGACCAGCCAGCTTTCAGAGATGGATCCTGCAACTGAGTGCAAAATGGATTCTGTTCAGATGGAGAAGGTAGAAAACACAGAAGGTGGTGAACAGTTTACACCCAGTGTAGGTTTATTGGAAGCCACAGAAACAGGTGGTGCCATGGAAACCCCCACGCATCACAGAGATATGTCTGAAATCAACAATGAATTGGCAACTGTTAATGGACAGGAGAGTACAATGGATCTTGCCCAACAAGAGGAGGTCTTGGTCCTAAAGGTGGTACAAGAAGAGCTCATTCGAACAGATTCTGTTACCTCATCGGTCTCTGACACACCCTCTAGTCCAATAAGCGTTTACGAGAACAAGCTGGTCTGTGACACACAGGACTTGCCGGACCAAAAGCAGCCAGACAGTCCCATGGTGACAGATGATTTTGGAGACAACCACATCTTAGAGAAGGTGGATGACCACAGCGAGGTTCAGGAAGCCGTCATGGAAAGTGAAAGCCAAAAGGAAATACAAGAAACCGTCCTAGAGCAGCAGATCCAGGAAGAGGCCTCCTCAGACATCTCAGAGTCATTTCACAACCCAGACCAAGATGATGACCTAAGCGACTGTTTGCATGCTGAAATAGCCATCGTCTCCTCCGACAGTGAAACCGATGAGAACTGGAGGGCCATATTTTCATCCACAGTGCAAAAGGATGACTGCGATAAGCTCTTCCTGGATGGCGCCCAGGAGACAAACGTCTGTGAGCAGTTAATTCAAAAAGACACAGATGCCACAGGTTTCAGTCGAGGCGATGAAGCTAAGACAACATGCAACACCGATATTTTGGTGCAACCTGAGCCCACTGAGGAGCCCCTCACCTGCTCATATGACAACGCAGCTGAATTTCACAACTCAACAAAAATCACTGAGGACAAGGAGCCACAACAGGCGGTGAGGCCGAGCAGCATGAGCCCTTCTTGTGCCACTAAGACAAACTCAGAAAAGAGGGTTCCCAGTGACTACTGCGTGATCCAGGAAACCAAGAGCAAGGATGTCAGCACAGAGCACGTTGACTTCCAAATGGCTCGCAAGCAGTGGCTGCAGATGGAGGAGCAGACCAAGAGTCAAGTGCACCACCCCTCCACCAAGCGGGCCACCAGCCCTGGTGGCCACAGCTTCATGTACACGCCTGTCAGAACTATCAATAAGCCCAAAAAAGACCCAGAGCTTGAAACCCTGGGACCGAATGAGTACCCATACACTCAGTTCAGCCCCTGCTCAGAGGACTCAGGCCTAGATGACTCCAGCTACAGGTCGGCATATGACGACCCCGAGACACCCATTGAAAGAGAGATCCGGATGGAACTGGAGCGAGAAGAGAGCTTTAGGCGGGAGAGGGGCCTTACCAAAGCAGCCGACTCTGGGGAACACGTGCGGGCTAAGGCCCGGTCACCCAGCTTCCACCTGAGCAAGCCTGACAAGAGCCCGTCGCGGGACAGGCTACCGCGGTCACCCACCGGTTCCAAGACGCCACCATCGTTCACCTTCACCTCCAAACCGCCAGCAGCAAAGGCTCCGCTCTATCACGAGATGGCGGCTAACAACGTCATCATCCTTGAACCGGCAGATCCCTACCCTACAAGCCCGCGACATTCTCCCAGGGGGCCCGCACCTAGTCTGTCAAACAGGAAGTTCAACGAGTGGCCCTCAGAGACAACCAGCGTCATCATCCTAGAGACGTCAAACCTGATCATCCGTAGTGCCTCTGAGTTATGCCTGAACACCGCTAGCCAAGAGACCCAAGAGAGCACCTTCCACAATAACCCCTTCTTCAAGCTGCGCTCCCGAAGCACCCAGTCACTGGTGGACCAGGAGATAAAGGTGGtcaagcagagagaggaggagctaAGGAGGCAGAGAGCACGCCTGTATACGAAGGAGAAGTATGACACTGTCCTGGTGTCCCCAAACCTGCTGAACAACCCATGCCTCGACAGAAATG CAGAACTGCCAGCGAGGTGCAAGTCCTCTCCATCCTCACCCATGAAGACTGCACGTAAAATGGACCGTTCAACACTGTCGTGTGATCACAAG TATATGGACACATTCTCCGGAGCACGACGCAAGAGCACCCTGGCCATGCGCTGGGAATCGGGGGAATTTGCCAAACATGGGAAGGATTGA